ATGAATGGTTCTGGAAATATAATAACTTTGGAAAGTTCACCACAAAATCTCTGATGAACCTCTTGGTCGAGTCCTCGGTTACTCACCTTACCTCTCTTGATGCTACCTTAACAAATAAATTGATTCCCCAAAAAATCAAAATTTTTATATGGCGCGTCAAACAAAACAAACTCCCTGTATGTACTGAGCTTGATAAACGTGACATTGATTTACACTTGGTTAGATGTCCCATATGCGATGAGGCTATCGAAACTCTTGAACACACCCTTCTTACTTGCAAAGTCGCTCTTGATATTTGGGACATGCTTCGTAAATGGTGGAAGCTTGATAATCTTTGTATATCAAATCTCTCAGATGTGTCAAAATGCTTAAACTCCAATTTCAAATCTTCCTCGGGCCTTCTCCTTTGATAAGCCGCCGTGTGGGTAACATGCTACAATATCTGGAAAAATAGAAACGACCATGTCTTCGGTAATAACAGTCTAAGCTGTCCCATCTAGTAAGGATCATGATGAATGGTTCTGGAGATATAATAACTTTGGAAAGTTCACCACAAAATCTCTGATGAACCTCTTGGTCGAGCTCTCGGTTACTCACCTTACCTCTCCTGATGCTATCTTAACAAATAATATAATTCCCCAAAAAATCAAAATTTTTATATGGCGCGTCAAACAAAACAAACTCCCTGTATGTACTGAGCTTGATAAACGTGACATTGATTTACACCTGGTTAGATGTCCCATATGTGATGAGGCTATCGAAACCCTTGAACACACCCTTCTTACTTGCAAAGTTCTCTTGATATTTGGGACAGGCTTCGTAAATGGTGGAAGCTTGATAATCTTTGTATGTCAAATCTCTCAGATGTGTCCCAAGATAATCTCGGATATCCAAACAAAAAGCTTTGAATGGATATCATGTTGGTGGAAGAATGGCAACTTGGAATGGCTAAAATGGCTCTCAAATCCATTAATTTATGATGCGATCCCTACAAAAAAAAGTCGGAATCAGTTAATAGATAGGTTTTTTCACTCTGATTCCCCAATTAGCTTCCTATATAGAGGTTAAATGAGAGATGGTTGCCTGTTACTTTGTCATTGAATTGTCAACACTGTTTCCCGTTATTATCTTAGCTTGTTTCAAGTGATATCTCTAGTGGGGGTTTCAAGTTTTTTTCTTGTCTGTGGATAACCGAGTCTAGTATAGTTCGTTTGCAAACACTTGTTTGTTTAACATTGTATAGTTGCTCTAGTTGTAATCTTTGGTGGCATAAAGCCTAATTATGATGTTGTAATCTctgtttttattttaataaaattatttgttCTTAAAAAAAAAGAGGATGATAGATTTGAAATAGAGGTAGTATAAAAAAACATACTAAAAGGGATGAGATTGTCACTATTCACAGTGACAGCCCCGCAATTATCCTCAACTTCAGGGGTAAATTGGTAGTTTGGTTTTTTTGTCTTTTCAATTTTTTTCTCTATTTTATACAACTTTTTTCCTTCTTTTTCATTCCTTTATTTATATTACACTCAATTAACCGATCGTTAACCGACCAAAACCTCCCTAGCTAATAAACCGATCAAAATTATTCGGCCGCGAAACGCGAGTTTTCCCCTTATTGTTACAAGACTTAGACTACATTGGACTTTAAATTACTAAGTTAATCTTATTATGCATACGTACACAAGAAAACTGGTATTGGCAAATCCTAGTGTTTAACAGATTTGTTTAATTTAATTGTTATTTGATCAAGAAAATCAATTAAATAACTCTGTTAATAGCGTTCAACACATGCTTGTAGAAagaaaaatgaagtacaaaatgaaTATAATTTAAAAACTCAAATACACACGCATATTCATAGACTAAATAAGTACAAGAACCCAAACGAGGAAAAAAAGAATTTAGAAAGTAAACAAACAATGTTATGGCGTTTCAAGTTGGATGCTCTTCCTCTTCGTTGGAACCTATCCGCAAAAGGTATAGAGATTACTTCCATCGTGTGCCCGGTTTGCAACAATGGTGTTGAAACGACTTCACACTTATTTTTTGAATGCTCGTCGATAATGGATGTTTGGCATAGCGTATATTCTTGGACGGGCCTTAATCTGACTCATTGCTCCTCATGGGTCGAGTTGTTTAGTTGGATCGAGAACTTACAAGTTTCAAGGAATCGGAGAGACCGAATCGTGGGAATCATGGTTACAATGTTATGGGCTACTTGGCGTTTTAGGAACGGAGTCGTGTTTAACGAACCTTTTTTTACTAGTTGTAGCCTTTTTAATGTTATTAGATTATTTTCTTTCCGTTGGTTAAAACATAGAGGTCATTTAGTTTCGGCTTGGAACTCATGGCTCTCTAACCCTTTGTAATCTTTTCGTCTTTTTTTCTCTCTTAGCGCCTTGCTAGGGAGCGTGATTTTAATTCAATTTTGGCCATTAAAAAAAAGAAAGTAAACAAACAAAACTTTGATTATTAAAAGATACTAGTTGTCAAGCAAATCTTCGTTACAATTTACTATATAGCGGGTTGTTGCATGTGACAGTGACACGCATTTTTGAAAAGCTTTCTTTAATTTCGAAATAGAAACAAATCGGTAGGAAGCGTTATGGTGACAATTTAAATACAAACGCATATTTGTCGTGTTCACGATGGCGGTTCATATATGTCCATCTTAGCCCGTGCGACTCGGCTAGAGAGTGGCTATTTTTCTTTCGAGGAGACAAAATAGTTTCTTGTAGTGAGCCAACTCTCAGATCGAAGTCTTCGTCAACATGTTACGAATCTGTTTAGTTATTGTCGTATATTAATAAAGTTGTGTTTGTTAAATGGGTTGGTCGTGTCGAATCGAAAATGTTAGCTAAGAATAATACTCGTATTGGATACTGGATGTATGTAAAAGTAAAGAGCTAATGTAAGCTTAGGTACGTTAAAGTGAAATTAAAATTACTAAACCAAAATATAAAGAATAAGTGATTTATATGTGCCACTGGTATGTATAATTATAATGTTTTTGTAAACCTAATTCATCATTCATCCACCTGCTCTCATAGAAAAAAAGAGATTGTTTGGTGGAACGGAATGGGACGTCCAAACAATATTATGTCCCCttctttctatttattattatttattaattaacaattattaattataattatattaattattatatatgcatataactAAAACACATAATGACATGACAAGTTTTCATTACTTACAACTTTTTTTTTAGAAAATTGCACGGATAGTTCTTGTGGTTTGTAGCATCCAGCGTGGATAGACAAAGTTGGTGATTTGTGGTTGGATAGTCTCTGTGGTTTGCAAGTGGAGCAAGGATAATCTAGTTCATTAACACAGTTAACTTTTTACGTTAAAATTTAATATGTGCcaagcatgtgagggtaatttcgtcATTTATCAACCCCTATTTATCCATGACTACAAaatagaatataatatatatatatataatataatataatataatataatttaaattaataacaaCAATCCTCCTCCTACTAAAACTAACTATACCGTTCACAAATAATGAGCAAACACACAAAATCaaataataattaaacaaatcAGAAATAGGAAATAACTTCTTTTCATCAAGAAAGTTATGGATCTCAATAGCTTTGTTCTCAATAGCTTTGTTGTTGTTAGTGATGCTAGCATTAATCGGAAAATGAGCATACACAAACCTCATCTTATACCTAAACCCTTGAGTGACACCAATAATCAAATTGTTGACATGACTAAGCTCTGTACTAATCGCAGCAGTTGTTTTACGAGATCCAAACCACACATCAACCTTCAATTTCCTCTTTCCTTCTTCATCAGTGATAAACAAGAAATTGAAATTCAAATGCTTGAAATTGCGAGTTTGGGTTCCACGAGGTCCTGTGACTTCGATGATTTTGGCTTTGATTTTGATTTCAATGCCGCCGGGGATGTCCATTGTTTCCGATGATAAGATAGTCTTCATGGTAGCGGATTTGGATTACGACGGCGGAGGTACGTTTGTTGATGATTTAAGGTTTTGTGATTGAAGAAAACAATACGTCAATACCTAGTGATAGTGGTGTTTGAAACCCAGTTAAGAAAAGGAACAGATGAAACTAATGATTTCCAGTGTATTTGTATTtgttcaattttttatttttttttattttaagaaaTAGGTACAGAAGGTGGGAGGGAAGTAAGAAATATGTACAGAAGGTGGTTCAAGATCTTTGTTTTTGTAGATTTCAGATCTTTGTTTGCTGGGTTTAAATTTGGTTATTTGTTGAAAATGTTTGATTAAGAAGAAAAGAAAGAGATGAAGAAATTGAGTGGAAGGAAGAACTACTAATAGAATTTAATTGGGTTTAAGAGAAAAGTAGGTGGGTGGGTGGGGATATTTAGATATaataatataaagatcaaaatACCCTCATGTGGAATGCACATGGCAATGAGTTAACGGAAGAATCAAACAGAAAACGTCACTTGGGCTATCCTTGCTCAACATTTCAAAAATAATGACTATCCAACCCCAAATCACCAACTATGTCTATCCACGCTGGGtgctacaaaccacagggaccattcgcGCAATTTTCTCTTTTTTTTTGATAGACAACATAAATTTTTTATATTAAAACCCAAGAGATACAAAACAAACTGTACTATTACATTGAGAATGACCTCAGCCGACTAAAAGCCAAAACTACTCTCAAACTTGCTTGCTAATTACATAGAAATCGAGATACAAATAACATGCTGAGGTAGCATTTGAGACCACGAATTGGATGATAAAAAGTCATTTGGCGAGCAGGTATACTTTTGGGTTAACGAGCCATGTATGCCAATCGAGTTGCACCCCTTTAACTCTACGAGATATCCAGTTAAAACTAATGATTTGTATCTCATTTAGAGCCGAAGGACCACACCATACGTTGATCTTGAATACTTTGTTATTTCGGTTTTTCCACACCAAATACCCGCACGTCCATTCAACTGCCTGCCATATTTTTGATCCGAGTTCGGTTGTTGCACTGTTTGAATTACCTCCAAAAGATTCGATAAGGCTGAGATTAGTGTAGGAACCTAAGTCCCACCATTTGTAGACCCGTGTCCATATGTCGAAAGCCAAGTTGCAAAAGATCAAAGAATGATCTATTGTCTCCACATCATTATCACACGTAGGACATCCGACCGAATGAAGATCAACGCCCCGTTTATCTAACTCAACAAGCACCGGGATACGCTTATGTAGAACCCTCCAAATGAATATTTCAACCTTTATTTGGACCAAATTGTTACGTATTGTTTCACGGCTGCCTCTACCCTCAGTGAGGAATTTTTTCTCAATGAGTTTTTGAAGCTTTTTTGTTGAGAATCTCCCCGTCGAGCTCAGATTCCATTTCCatttgatattgctccatttagaCATATTTATTATGCAATATCGACCTCATTTTACTCGGTTTTGATGATCGTTGGGGCTTTAGAATTGCTTTCCTGTGCCAAAGTGTCTACTCAAGGcaaaatgcctaacttggtgtaaaattgaccaaaaaaTGCTGAAAAAGTGCAaaaaaatgacaagtgcaggaaacagcatcaagagcgccgctcctgtacAAGGAGCGCCGCACCTCACAGCCAGAAGCGCCGCACCTCCAGTAAAAGCGGCACAATCACCAATGTTTTGTCTCAATTTCTTCACAGTGAGCAGAAGCGTCGCTCTTCAGAGCAGAAGCGCCGCTCCTACAGCTACAAGAGCGCCGCACCTACGTCAACAACGCCGCACCAAATGAAGTTAAGAGCGTCGCACCTAAGTCTAAAGCGCCGCACCTAACTAAGCCAAGAGCGCCGCACCTATGTCAAgagcggcgctcctgacgctgaTTCAGCCCACTTTCCTCACCACTATAAATAGAATAAGATGGGTCATTTGACAAAGGAGAGCTGCAGTTTTCACTCCGAAAaacacacactaaaccctaatttcatcatccattagagtttTAAGGTGAAttggaggaagcaagctcaagtttcatcttcattagTGCTAGATCTATCTTTATTTAtcaatttgggttgtaatctcaacTTTACTCTTTCTTGTTTTGAATCAATTAGTTGTAATCTTTACTTAATCTTCATTTAAGTTTAATCTTTGCTTGTAATCTTtgtttatcatcatttatctttgaaTCTTAGCTTGTAATCATTTAAAATGATGTTTATTGAAGTTTTcatgattattgctagtgtaatccttgctatgagtagctaaatctTTTGTGTTTacttatctatgaatctttaatgcatgaTGTGCCTTTAATCTATTGAATGAAAGTTgtttttgaatgaaaatacatgagctagtgttattgagttagccatgaggcccattgctatgtttgatattggttttactttgattacatgagTTGAGTAGCTCCTTAAGCGATTTTGGTAGTGAATCAATTTGTtcttcaacacctttggtgatctagacaactagaataggaatttcaagtgattgtgtttctaggctaggttggttttcaattgatctttgttcatcatagtggtgttcgactatcttaggtgactttgatggttgaagggttttaagtgatttcaacccgggcataatctcaataattgataacgccaaaattatacatgtttattgtcgttatttcgatccaatgttgttccatttgtatgtaattgttatacgtatgtattgtaattcatgtacatttgtaaaaagtccattgtgaatgaataaatgaagaccaacagcgaaaacagagttaaaacgaagatcgaatgcgtaaaacagcccgaaaccactgaaacaggtccaaatgcggcgcatctctcttagatgcggcgcatctttacaccaaataactcccgacagtttc
This genomic window from Rutidosis leptorrhynchoides isolate AG116_Rl617_1_P2 chromosome 2, CSIRO_AGI_Rlap_v1, whole genome shotgun sequence contains:
- the LOC139889824 gene encoding uncharacterized protein, whose translation is MSKWSNIKWKWNLSSTGRFSTKKLQKLIEKKFLTEGRGSRETIRNNLVQIKVEIFIWRVLHKRIPVLVELDKRGVDLHSVGCPTCDNDVETIDHSLIFCNLAFDIWTRVYKWWDLGSYTNLSLIESFGGNSNSATTELGSKIWQAVEWTCGYLVWKNRNNKVFKINVWCGPSALNEIQIISFNWISRRVKGVQLDWHTWLVNPKVYLLAK